The Thermodesulfobacteriota bacterium genome has a window encoding:
- a CDS encoding OmpA family protein: protein MRVIWGYVSILVLAFGFTAFAGQGAEAPLMDVFFDRGEFTLREDAKPVLAENAEILAMNPGTEVEIIGYCNTYEGTPVYNLGLKRAEAVRSFLIEQGVNLSDISIGADCGGAGDKGNPPPGPAEVKAALDSRVSIKAGPRSGPGVL from the coding sequence ATGAGAGTCATATGGGGTTATGTCTCAATTCTCGTTTTAGCCTTCGGCTTCACGGCCTTTGCCGGGCAGGGTGCGGAAGCGCCTTTGATGGACGTATTTTTCGACAGGGGCGAATTCACATTGCGGGAGGACGCGAAGCCCGTCCTCGCGGAGAACGCCGAAATCCTGGCGATGAATCCGGGGACCGAGGTCGAAATAATCGGCTACTGCAACACCTACGAGGGAACGCCGGTTTACAACCTCGGATTAAAAAGGGCTGAAGCCGTGAGAAGTTTTCTTATCGAACAGGGTGTAAACTTAAGTGATATTAGTATAGGTGCCGACTGCGGCGGCGCGGGGGACAAGGGCAATCCTCCTCCCGGCCCGGCCGAGGTCAAGGCGGCTCTGGACAGCAGGGTAAGCATAAAGGCGGGCCCTCGTTCCGGGCCAGGGGTTTTGTGA